One region of Intestinimonas massiliensis (ex Afouda et al. 2020) genomic DNA includes:
- a CDS encoding DUF1622 domain-containing protein, giving the protein MLETLVETTLSVLIPLCEMMGIFVVAVSAVAAFGRYLKGLVTREPRDIKFQLANGLALSLEFKMAAEILKTVLVRDLTELTVLGAVIILRALLSFLIHFEMKQIEPHTPAK; this is encoded by the coding sequence ATGCTGGAAACCCTCGTTGAGACCACCCTGTCCGTCCTCATCCCCCTGTGTGAGATGATGGGGATCTTCGTGGTGGCCGTCTCCGCCGTGGCAGCCTTCGGACGGTATTTGAAGGGACTGGTGACCCGGGAGCCCCGCGATATTAAATTCCAACTGGCCAACGGCCTGGCCCTGAGCCTGGAATTCAAGATGGCGGCCGAGATTCTCAAGACGGTACTGGTTCGGGACCTGACCGAACTCACCGTCCTGGGCGCCGTCATCATCCTGCGTGCGCTGTTGTCATTTCTGATCCACTTTGAAATGAAGCAGATAGAGCCCCACACCCCCGCAAAATAA
- the rsxC gene encoding electron transport complex subunit RsxC, translating into MKHLFFGGVHPADRKELTGRGIPAPAPIPAQVVIPLRQHIGAPCTPLVKPGDTVGLGQKLGDGEGLCVPVHASVSGLVTAVEPRPHPGGGQVLSVVIENDYQDTPASALEPHLDLSGLTKEEIVSIIGEAGIVGMGGATFPTDVKTVAGMGRVDTLIANACECEPYITADDALLCTYPEQVLRGMGALMAVLEPKRAVLAVEDNKSEAVGILKKQMETFPGIELLILPTRYPQGAEKQLIQAVTGRQVPPGALPKDVGCAVFNAATFASIYKAVYEGEPVTRRIVTVTGEGVREPKNLIVRIGTPFSEVIAAAGGLTGDVWKVLSGGPMMGVAQADLAVPVVKGTNAVLCLSRAQDREGAHPQCIRCAKCVTACPMSLQPLYLYRFEQAGDLTALRRLNLTDCIECGCCAYVCPGRLPLVESFRAGKRAVKEENAS; encoded by the coding sequence ATGAAACACCTGTTTTTCGGCGGCGTCCATCCGGCGGACCGCAAGGAACTGACCGGCCGGGGCATCCCGGCCCCGGCTCCCATTCCCGCTCAGGTGGTCATCCCCCTGCGCCAGCACATCGGCGCACCCTGCACCCCCCTGGTGAAGCCCGGCGACACCGTGGGACTGGGCCAGAAGCTGGGAGACGGGGAGGGCCTGTGCGTGCCCGTCCACGCCTCGGTTTCCGGCCTGGTGACGGCGGTGGAGCCCCGCCCCCATCCCGGCGGCGGCCAGGTGCTGTCGGTGGTCATTGAAAACGACTACCAGGATACGCCCGCCTCAGCGCTGGAGCCCCATCTGGACCTCTCCGGCCTGACCAAGGAGGAGATCGTCTCCATCATTGGGGAGGCGGGCATCGTCGGCATGGGCGGCGCCACCTTCCCCACCGACGTAAAGACGGTGGCCGGCATGGGCCGGGTGGACACCCTCATTGCCAACGCCTGTGAGTGCGAGCCCTACATCACCGCCGACGACGCGCTGCTGTGCACCTATCCCGAGCAGGTGCTGCGGGGAATGGGGGCGCTGATGGCGGTGCTGGAGCCCAAGCGGGCGGTACTGGCGGTGGAGGACAACAAGTCCGAGGCCGTCGGTATCCTGAAAAAACAGATGGAGACCTTCCCCGGCATAGAACTGCTGATCCTGCCCACCCGTTACCCCCAGGGGGCGGAGAAGCAGCTCATTCAGGCCGTCACCGGGCGGCAGGTGCCCCCCGGCGCTCTGCCGAAGGACGTGGGCTGCGCGGTGTTCAATGCGGCCACCTTCGCTTCGATCTACAAAGCGGTGTACGAGGGGGAGCCGGTGACCCGGCGCATCGTCACCGTCACTGGAGAGGGGGTGCGGGAGCCGAAAAACCTCATCGTTCGCATCGGCACCCCGTTTTCGGAGGTCATTGCTGCCGCGGGCGGGCTGACCGGCGACGTGTGGAAGGTCCTCTCCGGCGGTCCCATGATGGGCGTGGCGCAGGCTGACCTGGCCGTCCCGGTGGTCAAGGGCACCAATGCGGTACTCTGCCTGTCCCGGGCACAGGACCGAGAGGGGGCGCACCCCCAGTGCATCCGCTGCGCGAAATGCGTGACGGCCTGCCCCATGAGCCTCCAGCCCCTGTACCTCTACCGCTTCGAGCAGGCGGGAGACCTGACCGCTCTGAGACGGCTGAATCTCACCGACTGTATCGAGTGCGGCTGCTGCGCCTATGTCTGCCCCGGACGGCTCCCGCTGGTGGAGTCCTTCCGGGCGGGAAAACGAGCCGTGAAGGAGGAGAATGCCTCATGA
- the rimI gene encoding ribosomal protein S18-alanine N-acetyltransferase, translating to MKDLNYKLVPMDRSHLPQVCAIERACFAKPWSEQIFAEELFHDTVSLVVAEGEDGTVLGYGELGVVLDEGCLEKIAVADAWRRQGVAEAILSAFIRFGQANLAFLTLEVRESNRAAIGLYEKLGFRPVGRRKNYYTEVHEDAILMTLEWNEHRA from the coding sequence GTGAAGGATTTGAATTACAAGCTGGTCCCCATGGACCGCTCCCACCTACCCCAGGTCTGCGCCATCGAGCGCGCCTGCTTCGCCAAGCCCTGGTCGGAGCAGATCTTTGCTGAGGAGCTGTTTCACGATACGGTCTCCCTGGTGGTGGCCGAAGGGGAGGACGGTACGGTCCTGGGCTACGGCGAGCTGGGCGTGGTGCTGGACGAGGGGTGCCTGGAGAAGATTGCGGTGGCCGATGCCTGGCGGCGCCAGGGGGTGGCGGAGGCCATCCTGTCCGCCTTTATCCGGTTTGGCCAGGCCAACCTGGCCTTTCTCACCCTGGAGGTCCGGGAGAGCAACCGGGCGGCCATCGGCCTGTACGAGAAGCTGGGCTTCCGCCCGGTGGGACGGCGCAAAAATTACTATACGGAGGTCCATGAGGACGCCATCCTCATGACATTGGAATGGAATGAACACAGAGCATAA
- a CDS encoding FAD:protein FMN transferase, with protein MNKRLLSLMLAALLALSGCSARAEEEGPKRYEASFLTLFDTVTTVVGYARREEDFRAAAQELHDQLLEYHRLFDIYNSYEGVSNLKTVNDGAGGAAVQVDRRIVDLLLFCRELYEDTGGRVNVVLGSVLSLWHEARNAGVEDPEHAALPGAAALAEAGEHTGFDALVIDEAASTVRLTDPAARLDVGAVAKGYAVEQVCRNAPAGLLISVGGNVRATGPKPVENAPWVVGVQNPDGEKGDYLHTVYVQDVSVVTSGDYQRYYTVDGVRYHHIIDPDTLYPAARWRAVTVLCPDSGLADALSTALFTLPQAEGQALLDRCGAEAMWVDLDGELRYSPGFSDYIRT; from the coding sequence ATGAACAAACGCCTGCTGTCCCTGATGCTGGCGGCGCTGCTGGCGCTGTCCGGCTGCTCCGCGCGGGCGGAGGAGGAGGGACCCAAACGCTACGAGGCCAGTTTCCTCACCCTCTTTGACACCGTCACCACCGTGGTGGGCTACGCCCGGCGGGAGGAGGATTTCCGGGCCGCCGCCCAGGAGCTCCACGACCAGCTTTTGGAGTACCACCGGCTGTTTGACATCTACAACAGCTATGAGGGCGTGAGCAACCTCAAGACCGTCAACGACGGCGCCGGGGGCGCGGCGGTGCAGGTGGACCGGAGGATCGTCGATCTGCTGCTTTTCTGCCGGGAGCTGTATGAGGACACCGGCGGCCGGGTGAACGTGGTCCTGGGCAGCGTGCTGTCCCTGTGGCACGAGGCCCGGAACGCCGGCGTGGAGGACCCGGAGCACGCCGCTCTGCCCGGCGCCGCCGCCCTGGCGGAGGCGGGGGAGCACACCGGCTTTGACGCGCTGGTCATCGATGAGGCGGCCTCCACCGTCCGCCTCACCGATCCCGCCGCCCGGCTGGACGTGGGGGCGGTGGCCAAGGGGTACGCCGTGGAGCAGGTTTGCCGGAACGCTCCGGCCGGACTGCTCATCAGCGTGGGGGGAAACGTCCGGGCCACCGGCCCCAAGCCGGTGGAGAACGCGCCCTGGGTGGTGGGGGTGCAGAATCCGGACGGGGAGAAAGGGGACTACCTTCACACCGTCTATGTTCAGGATGTGTCGGTGGTCACCAGCGGGGATTATCAGCGCTATTATACGGTGGACGGCGTGCGTTACCACCACATCATCGACCCGGACACCCTGTATCCTGCCGCCCGCTGGCGGGCGGTCACCGTCCTGTGCCCCGACTCCGGCCTGGCCGACGCCCTCTCCACCGCTCTGTTTACCCTCCCCCAGGCGGAGGGCCAGGCCCTGCTGGACCGCTGTGGAGCGGAGGCCATGTGGGTGGACCTGGATGGGGAATTGCGTTACAGCCCTGGATTTTCCGATTACATCCGAACTTGA
- a CDS encoding AAA family ATPase, protein MVITIGRKYGSGGKEIGQRLAQRLGIPCHDADLELRGGENEQFAAIRAMAAQGPCVIVGFCADHVLSGTEGLIRVFIHCDMDHRVERIVQQYGLPAGEAGREALRQDRERARLYGVHTRGKWADLSRYDLTVDSGPLGIAGTVELLSQFVALKVMRRRSGGGGES, encoded by the coding sequence GTGGTCATCACCATCGGACGAAAGTACGGCAGCGGCGGCAAAGAAATCGGCCAGCGGCTGGCCCAGCGGCTGGGCATTCCCTGCCATGACGCCGATCTGGAGCTGCGCGGCGGCGAAAACGAGCAATTCGCCGCCATCCGGGCCATGGCGGCCCAGGGTCCCTGCGTCATCGTGGGGTTCTGCGCCGACCACGTGCTCTCCGGCACCGAAGGGCTGATCCGGGTGTTCATCCACTGCGACATGGACCACCGGGTGGAGCGCATCGTCCAGCAGTACGGTCTGCCTGCCGGGGAGGCCGGGCGGGAGGCCCTCCGGCAGGACCGGGAGCGCGCCCGCCTCTACGGCGTTCACACCAGAGGCAAGTGGGCCGACCTGTCCCGCTATGACCTGACGGTGGACAGCGGTCCCCTGGGCATCGCCGGGACGGTGGAGCTTCTCAGCCAGTTTGTGGCTCTGAAGGTCATGCGCCGCCGGAGCGGCGGAGGAGGGGAGTCATGA
- a CDS encoding GNAT family N-acetyltransferase has protein sequence MNTEHNRFTLRELGLDGLHHIYHEHLSHAFPRMERKPLSAMEKLMAAGRYEALGLYDGEELAAYALLWDDPEGGYVLLDYLAVCRDKPRGHGYGTAALRLLLDRCRDRRGLLVEAEAEEPGAEAEENALRRRRLAFYRRGGFRDLGYTARIFGVPYAMLVSGQSDQAEAAEAHRRLYHYEFSPWLYRRFIHIPEED, from the coding sequence ATGAACACAGAGCATAACCGATTTACCCTGAGAGAACTGGGGCTGGACGGGCTCCATCACATCTATCACGAGCACCTCAGCCACGCGTTTCCCCGGATGGAGCGCAAGCCCCTGTCCGCCATGGAGAAGCTGATGGCCGCCGGGCGCTACGAGGCGCTGGGCCTGTACGACGGGGAGGAGCTGGCGGCCTACGCCCTGCTGTGGGACGACCCGGAGGGTGGCTATGTGCTGCTGGACTACCTGGCAGTCTGCCGGGACAAGCCCAGGGGCCATGGATACGGCACCGCGGCGCTGAGACTGCTGCTGGACCGCTGCCGGGACCGGCGGGGCCTGCTGGTGGAGGCGGAGGCCGAGGAGCCTGGGGCGGAGGCGGAGGAGAACGCTTTGCGCCGCCGGCGTCTGGCGTTTTACCGCCGGGGCGGGTTTCGGGACCTGGGCTATACCGCCCGCATCTTTGGCGTCCCCTACGCCATGCTGGTCAGCGGCCAGTCCGACCAGGCGGAGGCCGCGGAGGCCCACCGGCGGCTGTACCACTACGAATTTTCGCCTTGGCTCTACCGGCGGTTCATCCACATCCCCGAGGAGGACTGA
- a CDS encoding NusG domain II-containing protein, producing the protein MTRGGGLSFRRGDLAAIGAVLLCALALGLALWARAAGTDRVVARVYQEGKLVGELPLDREASLTLTGAYTNTITVRDGQVAVTYADCPGADCVHSGWVSAAGRAVVCLPNRVEIRLTGAPDVDAVVG; encoded by the coding sequence ATGACTCGCGGCGGGGGCCTTTCCTTCCGGCGGGGGGATCTGGCGGCCATCGGAGCCGTCCTCCTGTGTGCCCTGGCCCTTGGGCTGGCGCTCTGGGCCCGGGCTGCCGGGACCGACCGTGTGGTGGCGCGGGTGTATCAGGAGGGGAAGCTGGTGGGGGAGCTGCCCCTGGACCGGGAGGCATCCCTCACCCTGACAGGGGCCTATACCAACACCATCACCGTCCGGGACGGCCAGGTGGCCGTCACCTACGCCGATTGCCCCGGTGCGGATTGCGTTCACAGCGGCTGGGTTTCGGCGGCGGGGCGGGCGGTGGTCTGCCTGCCCAACCGGGTGGAGATCCGCCTCACCGGCGCGCCCGATGTGGACGCCGTGGTAGGATAA
- a CDS encoding response regulator transcription factor codes for MPDIVLIADDDQAVLTMLYKVVRSNGIEADTAASGEEALALLEQKPYDLLLLDVNMHGMDGFQVVQAIRRRGLRLPIIIVSGRKEDYDTLYGLDIGADDYVTKPFNPVTLGAKVKALIRRSRNHLPGVDSVIAAGPFQYNTSTLRFYKNGREILLSSKENAMMKLFIDNVNRIFSKDMLYDLIWGEAIIDENAIMVYVNRLRQKIEEDPSNPQYIQTVRGLGYRFVV; via the coding sequence ATGCCGGACATCGTGCTCATCGCAGACGACGACCAGGCCGTCCTCACCATGCTCTATAAGGTCGTGCGCAGCAACGGCATCGAGGCGGACACCGCCGCCAGCGGCGAAGAGGCTCTGGCGCTGCTGGAGCAAAAACCCTATGACCTGCTCCTGCTGGACGTAAACATGCATGGCATGGACGGCTTCCAGGTGGTCCAGGCCATTCGCCGCCGGGGGCTGAGGCTCCCCATCATCATCGTCAGCGGCCGCAAGGAGGACTATGACACCCTGTACGGCCTGGACATCGGGGCGGACGACTATGTGACCAAGCCCTTCAACCCCGTCACCCTGGGCGCCAAGGTCAAGGCCCTGATCCGCCGCAGCCGCAACCATTTGCCCGGCGTGGACAGCGTCATCGCCGCCGGTCCCTTCCAGTACAACACCAGCACCCTGCGGTTCTATAAAAATGGTCGGGAGATTCTCCTGTCCTCCAAAGAAAACGCCATGATGAAGCTCTTCATCGACAACGTCAACCGCATCTTCTCCAAGGATATGCTCTATGACCTGATCTGGGGCGAGGCCATCATCGACGAAAACGCCATCATGGTCTACGTCAATCGCCTGCGCCAAAAGATTGAAGAGGACCCGTCCAACCCCCAATACATCCAGACCGTCCGCGGCCTGGGCTACCGCTTTGTGGTCTGA
- a CDS encoding Gx transporter family protein, whose product MKAKALALCAVLVALALGLSYLERFLPLQIAVPLPGVKLGLANVVTLMALYFLGTRPAVTILGLRCFLGSLFGGGLSALAFSLTGGLLALGTMTLARRIPALSVYGVSVLGAAAHNLGQICAAMVLLGSVYVISYLPFLLAVSVLTGLATGAASSASFRALLAAGQRPIPTQEVSYAGNPR is encoded by the coding sequence ATGAAAGCGAAAGCGCTGGCCCTGTGCGCGGTGCTGGTAGCTCTGGCGCTGGGGCTGTCTTATCTGGAGCGATTCCTCCCGCTCCAGATAGCGGTGCCTCTGCCCGGCGTCAAGCTGGGATTGGCCAATGTCGTCACCCTCATGGCCCTCTATTTCCTGGGGACCCGCCCGGCTGTCACCATTCTGGGGCTGCGCTGCTTCCTGGGGTCATTGTTCGGCGGGGGGCTGTCCGCGCTGGCCTTTTCCCTCACCGGCGGGCTGCTGGCCCTGGGGACCATGACCCTGGCCCGACGCATCCCCGCTCTCTCGGTCTACGGGGTCAGTGTGCTGGGGGCGGCCGCCCACAACCTGGGCCAGATCTGCGCCGCCATGGTGCTGCTGGGCTCGGTGTACGTGATCTCCTATCTGCCCTTCCTGCTGGCGGTGTCGGTCCTCACCGGCCTGGCCACCGGAGCGGCCTCCTCCGCCTCCTTCCGCGCTCTGCTGGCCGCCGGACAGCGGCCCATCCCCACCCAGGAGGTGTCCTATGCTGGAAACCCTCGTTGA
- the tsaD gene encoding tRNA (adenosine(37)-N6)-threonylcarbamoyltransferase complex transferase subunit TsaD, whose protein sequence is MNILAFESSCDETAAAVVRDGRTVLADAIASQVEMHTIYGGVVPEIASRKHVEAIAGLTDQALAQAGLTKRDVDAVAVTYGPGLIGALLVGVNFAKALAYGLGVPLVPVHHVRGHIAANYITHPDLEPPFVCLCVSGGTTLIVDVRGYTEMEILGATRDDAAGECFDKVARVLGIGYPGGAPMDRLSQGGDDRRYAFPQVHVHDAPLDMSFSGLKTAAINLIHNAQQKGEKLDLPGLAASFSAAVSEMLVPRVMAAARSRDYGKVAVAGGVAANSRIRADLEAACARSGDRLYLPRLSLCGDNGAMIGCQGYYEYLAGRRAGMDLNAYANRDIQLG, encoded by the coding sequence TTGAACATCCTGGCCTTTGAATCCTCCTGCGACGAGACCGCCGCCGCGGTGGTCCGGGACGGCAGGACCGTCCTGGCCGACGCCATCGCCTCCCAGGTGGAGATGCACACCATCTACGGCGGCGTGGTGCCAGAGATCGCCTCTCGCAAGCACGTGGAGGCCATCGCGGGCCTGACCGATCAGGCGCTGGCTCAGGCGGGACTCACCAAGAGGGACGTGGACGCCGTGGCCGTTACCTATGGCCCCGGCCTGATCGGGGCTTTGCTGGTGGGGGTCAACTTCGCCAAGGCCCTGGCCTATGGCCTGGGGGTTCCCCTGGTGCCCGTCCACCATGTGCGGGGCCATATTGCCGCCAACTATATCACCCACCCCGACCTGGAGCCCCCCTTCGTCTGCCTATGTGTCTCCGGCGGCACCACCCTCATCGTGGACGTGCGGGGTTACACCGAAATGGAGATTTTAGGGGCCACCCGGGACGACGCAGCGGGGGAGTGCTTCGACAAGGTGGCCCGGGTGCTGGGGATCGGCTACCCCGGCGGGGCCCCCATGGACCGGCTGAGCCAGGGGGGCGACGACAGACGGTACGCCTTCCCTCAGGTCCATGTCCACGACGCCCCGCTGGACATGTCCTTCTCAGGGCTCAAGACGGCCGCCATCAATCTAATCCACAACGCCCAGCAGAAGGGAGAGAAGCTGGACCTACCCGGGCTGGCGGCCTCTTTCTCAGCGGCGGTCAGCGAGATGCTGGTGCCCCGGGTCATGGCCGCCGCCCGGTCCAGGGACTACGGCAAGGTGGCGGTGGCCGGCGGCGTGGCGGCCAACTCCCGCATCCGGGCCGACCTGGAAGCCGCCTGCGCCCGGTCGGGGGACCGGCTCTATTTGCCTAGGCTGTCCCTGTGCGGAGACAACGGGGCAATGATCGGGTGCCAGGGCTATTATGAGTACCTGGCGGGCCGGCGGGCGGGGATGGATCTGAACGCCTACGCCAACCGCGACATCCAGCTCGGATAA
- a CDS encoding GNAT family N-acetyltransferase, whose protein sequence is MELRPITDLEQWYARELTEAFPPNERKPLADIRALLEAGRYEALGLYDGAALLGYANLWREPAVPGYVLLDYLGVTASRRNGGLGSLILRKLAGQCAGRCGVLTEAEWPDPDSGAPEEVLRRRRVGFYVRNGFVPVYEMAACGVRLQALLLGEPPARLEELMAVHRAIYGPARTDVAVPLAPGEVPPPSLFL, encoded by the coding sequence ATGGAACTGCGGCCGATCACCGATTTGGAGCAGTGGTACGCCCGGGAGCTGACCGAGGCGTTCCCGCCCAACGAGCGAAAGCCCCTGGCCGACATCCGCGCCCTGCTGGAGGCGGGGCGGTATGAGGCCCTGGGGCTGTATGACGGGGCGGCGCTGCTGGGCTATGCCAACCTGTGGCGGGAGCCCGCCGTCCCCGGCTATGTGCTGCTGGATTATCTGGGCGTGACGGCCTCCCGCCGGAACGGGGGGCTGGGGAGCCTCATCCTCCGGAAGCTGGCTGGGCAATGCGCGGGGCGGTGCGGCGTGCTCACCGAGGCCGAGTGGCCGGACCCGGACAGCGGCGCGCCGGAGGAGGTCCTGCGCCGCCGCCGGGTGGGCTTTTATGTCCGAAACGGGTTTGTCCCCGTCTATGAGATGGCGGCCTGCGGGGTGCGGCTCCAGGCGCTGCTGCTGGGAGAGCCCCCGGCGCGGCTGGAGGAGCTGATGGCTGTCCACCGGGCCATCTACGGCCCCGCCCGCACCGACGTGGCGGTGCCTCTGGCCCCGGGAGAGGTTCCGCCGCCGTCTCTCTTTTTGTGA
- a CDS encoding sensor histidine kinase, with translation MERVKRRKRRFFLVLGLILLLIVTGLGMVYRVFDRYGDILLASEDDQLFRLARSVDRSVESYLNRYGTNLIYVTERRGFHTAEETWRTTGDTAELLYRMEENVLAQDDLIQAVLALQDGVVFLSTGGRTDYRFPPQAGREGMVSIRPCMDGDGGIYLAFVREREEGLGYAALMDLEGFYQRVAGDLTVGTQDRIMLLDAGGQTLLHRTMDGVQVDLVDDLKAGDCDFSGLTYLMEHQEQAREGTAFYETNYCRSGETYIARMAVLPATEETNGFFAVGVSVNYDGVIGPLHLAAVRLLAYGGMVVTGIVLLAVLSIRAGRRNERSLRELAVLRKKNQAMEELNRQTRELAHHQRLETIGTLTSSIAHEFNNLLTPIMGYSILALEKLPPEDTELYDSVLEIYNASRKAKTIISRLSDLSRKNSALSFQYVSPDELVRRVLEVAAPAQPPGVEVVLGLDCRHLWLHGNETQLSQLLLNLVLNAFQAMEEDGGTLTVTTSADQSSIRLRVADTGPGIPPEVLPHIFEPFFTTKESGKGTGLGLAIVQQVVEEHRGRVEVEAAPEGGAAFTVTFPITSREAEPD, from the coding sequence GTGGAGCGTGTTAAAAGGAGGAAGCGGCGGTTCTTTCTGGTCCTGGGCCTGATCCTGCTGCTGATCGTCACCGGGCTGGGGATGGTCTACCGGGTGTTCGACCGATACGGGGATATCCTCCTGGCCAGCGAGGACGACCAGCTCTTCCGCCTGGCCCGGTCGGTGGACCGGAGTGTGGAGAGCTATCTGAACCGCTACGGCACCAATCTGATCTACGTCACCGAACGGCGCGGCTTCCACACGGCGGAGGAGACCTGGCGGACCACAGGGGATACCGCGGAGCTGCTCTACCGAATGGAGGAGAACGTGCTGGCCCAGGACGATCTGATCCAGGCGGTGCTGGCCCTCCAGGACGGAGTGGTGTTCCTCTCCACCGGGGGGCGCACCGACTACCGCTTTCCGCCCCAGGCGGGCCGAGAGGGGATGGTCAGCATCCGCCCGTGCATGGATGGGGACGGGGGGATCTACCTGGCCTTCGTGCGGGAGCGGGAGGAGGGGCTGGGCTATGCGGCGCTGATGGATCTGGAGGGCTTTTACCAGCGGGTGGCGGGCGACCTGACCGTCGGGACCCAGGATCGCATCATGCTGCTGGACGCGGGGGGACAAACCCTGCTCCACCGGACGATGGACGGCGTGCAGGTGGACCTGGTGGACGACCTGAAGGCGGGAGACTGCGATTTCAGCGGTCTGACCTATCTGATGGAGCACCAGGAGCAGGCCCGGGAGGGCACGGCCTTCTACGAGACCAATTACTGCCGCAGCGGGGAGACCTACATCGCCCGCATGGCGGTGCTCCCGGCCACGGAGGAGACCAACGGCTTCTTTGCGGTGGGGGTTTCGGTAAACTACGACGGGGTCATCGGCCCGCTGCATCTGGCGGCTGTCCGGCTTCTGGCCTACGGCGGCATGGTGGTGACCGGAATCGTGCTGCTGGCGGTGCTCTCCATCCGGGCCGGTCGGCGGAATGAGCGCAGCCTCCGGGAGCTGGCGGTGCTGCGGAAGAAGAACCAGGCCATGGAGGAGCTTAACCGGCAGACCCGGGAGCTGGCCCACCATCAGCGGCTGGAGACCATCGGCACCCTGACCTCCAGCATCGCGCACGAGTTCAACAACCTGCTCACCCCCATCATGGGCTACAGCATTCTGGCGCTGGAAAAGCTGCCGCCGGAGGACACGGAGCTCTACGACAGCGTGTTGGAGATTTACAACGCCTCCCGCAAGGCCAAGACCATCATCTCTCGCCTGTCTGACCTGTCCCGGAAGAACTCGGCCCTCAGCTTCCAGTATGTCTCTCCCGACGAGCTGGTCCGCCGGGTGCTGGAGGTGGCCGCTCCGGCCCAGCCGCCGGGGGTAGAGGTGGTCTTGGGGCTGGACTGCCGCCACCTGTGGCTCCACGGCAACGAGACCCAGCTCTCCCAGCTCCTGTTGAACTTGGTGCTCAACGCCTTCCAGGCCATGGAGGAGGACGGTGGGACGCTGACGGTCACCACCAGCGCTGACCAGAGCTCCATCCGCCTCCGGGTGGCCGACACCGGACCGGGCATCCCGCCGGAGGTGCTGCCCCACATTTTCGAGCCCTTCTTTACCACCAAGGAGAGCGGGAAGGGCACCGGCCTGGGGTTGGCCATTGTCCAGCAGGTGGTGGAGGAGCACCGCGGGCGCGTTGAGGTGGAGGCCGCCCCGGAGGGGGGCGCGGCGTTCACCGTGACCTTTCCCATCACGTCACGGGAGGCGGAGCCCGATTGA